Proteins from a single region of Amycolatopsis sp. CA-230715:
- a CDS encoding TetR/AcrR family transcriptional regulator has translation MSGDTALTPAAEKVLEVAGKLFYANGIHAVGVDTIAAEAGVTKKTLYDRFGSKDALVARYLSRRDERWRDHVRATVERSRVAAPRRPLLVFDALETWMATMNPRGCAFVNAHAELPDASHPGRAVIAGQKRWLLAYLRDLIAEAGLRNPAKLARSLLILLEGATVTGSLDVVPDAVRAAKSIAKDLLDAA, from the coding sequence ATGAGTGGGGACACCGCGCTGACCCCGGCGGCCGAGAAGGTGCTCGAAGTCGCCGGGAAGCTGTTCTACGCCAACGGGATCCACGCCGTCGGCGTCGACACGATCGCCGCCGAGGCAGGGGTGACGAAGAAGACGCTGTACGACCGGTTCGGTTCGAAGGACGCGCTCGTCGCGCGCTACCTCAGCCGCCGGGACGAGCGCTGGCGCGATCACGTGCGGGCGACGGTGGAGCGATCGCGCGTGGCCGCGCCCCGGCGGCCGTTGCTCGTCTTCGACGCGCTGGAGACCTGGATGGCCACGATGAACCCGCGCGGGTGCGCGTTCGTCAACGCGCACGCCGAACTGCCCGACGCCAGTCATCCCGGGCGCGCGGTGATCGCGGGCCAGAAGCGCTGGCTGCTGGCCTACCTGCGGGACCTGATCGCCGAGGCCGGGCTGCGGAACCCCGCGAAACTGGCGCGCTCGCTGCTGATCCTGCTCGAAGGCGCCACGGTCACCGGTTCGCTCGACGTGGTGCCGGACGCGGTGCGCGCCGCGAAGTCGATCGCGAAGGACCTCCTTGACGCGGCTTGA
- a CDS encoding ATP-dependent DNA ligase, protein MLFADVVTASAELAATRSRKAKVATLSAVLRAADQDELGATVAFLSGRTTQARLNAGWRTLAELGVDPATAPSLTVTDVDSSLDELASAAGSGSAKQRTATLTELFGRATEREQHFLFRLITGELRQGALEGVMLDGIAAAAEVPAEAVRRAFMLSGGLGVTAAAALTGGEPALGEFRLELGRPVRPMLATPAESLEEALAENASRLVEYKMDGARIQVHRDGEEVHVYTRTLREITEHVAELVELVRAMPCRSVVLDGETLALTDDGRPRPFQETMSRFGSTREEQVRALLLRPYFFDCLHLDGEDLLDAPLRERNAALRGVAGEHVIPGEIEPAEPEAILAKAMASGHEGVMVKGLDAPYAAGRRGRAWLKVKPVHTLDLVVLAAEWGHGRRTGFLSNLHLGARDPDGGPPIMVGKTFKGMTDELLTWQTERLQELETRRDSHTVHVRPELVVEIELDGAQTSTRYPGGLALRFARVVRYRPDKEAGDADTIDAVRATVRT, encoded by the coding sequence ATGTTGTTCGCCGACGTCGTCACCGCCTCCGCCGAGCTGGCCGCCACCCGGTCGCGCAAGGCGAAGGTCGCCACCCTGTCCGCCGTGCTGCGCGCCGCCGACCAGGACGAACTCGGTGCCACCGTGGCGTTCCTCAGCGGACGGACCACGCAGGCGAGGCTGAACGCGGGCTGGCGGACGCTCGCCGAGCTCGGGGTCGATCCCGCGACCGCGCCCTCGCTGACGGTGACCGATGTGGACAGCAGCCTCGACGAGCTGGCGAGCGCGGCGGGCAGCGGCTCGGCGAAGCAGCGCACCGCGACGCTCACCGAACTGTTCGGCAGGGCCACGGAGCGCGAGCAGCACTTCCTGTTCCGGCTGATCACCGGTGAGCTGCGGCAGGGCGCGCTGGAAGGGGTCATGCTCGACGGCATCGCCGCGGCGGCCGAGGTACCCGCCGAGGCCGTGCGGCGGGCGTTCATGCTGTCCGGCGGGCTCGGCGTCACCGCGGCCGCCGCGCTGACCGGTGGCGAGCCCGCGCTGGGCGAATTCCGGCTCGAACTGGGGCGCCCGGTGCGGCCGATGCTGGCGACCCCGGCCGAGTCACTCGAAGAAGCGTTGGCGGAGAACGCTTCCCGACTCGTCGAGTACAAAATGGACGGTGCGCGGATCCAGGTCCACCGCGACGGCGAGGAGGTGCACGTCTACACCAGGACGCTGCGCGAGATCACCGAGCACGTCGCCGAGCTGGTCGAGCTGGTGCGCGCAATGCCGTGCCGCTCGGTGGTGCTCGACGGGGAAACGCTCGCGCTCACCGACGACGGGCGGCCCCGGCCGTTCCAGGAGACGATGAGCCGTTTCGGCAGCACGCGCGAGGAGCAGGTGCGCGCGCTGCTGCTGCGGCCGTACTTCTTCGACTGCCTGCACCTCGACGGCGAGGACCTGCTGGACGCGCCGCTGCGCGAACGGAACGCCGCACTGCGCGGAGTGGCCGGCGAACACGTGATCCCCGGCGAGATCGAACCGGCGGAGCCCGAGGCGATACTGGCGAAGGCGATGGCGTCCGGGCACGAGGGCGTGATGGTGAAGGGCCTGGACGCGCCGTACGCGGCGGGCAGGCGCGGGCGCGCGTGGCTGAAGGTGAAGCCGGTGCACACGCTCGACCTGGTGGTCCTCGCCGCGGAATGGGGCCACGGCAGGCGCACCGGGTTCCTGTCCAACCTGCACCTCGGCGCGCGCGACCCGGACGGCGGCCCGCCGATCATGGTCGGCAAGACGTTCAAGGGCATGACCGACGAACTGCTCACCTGGCAGACCGAACGCCTGCAGGAACTGGAAACCCGCCGCGACTCCCACACCGTCCACGTCCGCCCCGAACTGGTCGTGGAGATCGAACTCGACGGCGCGCAGACCAGCACCCGCTACCCCGGCGGCCTCGCGCTGCGCTTCGCCCGCGTCGTGCGGTACCGGCCGGACAAGGAAGCGGGCGACGCGGACACCATCGACGCCGTACGCGCCACCGTACGCACCTGA
- a CDS encoding helix-turn-helix domain-containing protein produces the protein MGDQAELGAFLKSRRAALDPGDLGLPTGLNQRRVAGLRREELAQLAGISVDYYTRLEQGRARNVSSAVLDALSRALGLSTDEDTYLRNLATPRKRSAPAVKPQRVRPELAAMLDSLAVPAFVAGRCLDVLAWNRLCGALTFDFANLSPRERNIPRLFFLTELGRQTHPDFDAVTKEIVANLRADAGRTPDDPQLAQLIGELSMRSETFRKLWARHFVKEKAHGVKRMINPIVGELSLHYETLRLPDDPTQALVIYTAPRGSESERALNLLASWVAEHPADAPSRNSIAAES, from the coding sequence ATGGGTGACCAGGCAGAACTCGGCGCGTTCCTCAAGTCGCGGCGCGCGGCGCTCGACCCGGGCGACCTCGGCCTGCCGACGGGCTTGAACCAGCGACGGGTCGCGGGCCTGCGACGCGAAGAGCTGGCGCAGCTGGCGGGGATCAGCGTCGACTACTACACGCGCCTCGAACAGGGCCGCGCCCGGAACGTGTCGAGCGCGGTGCTCGACGCGCTGTCGCGCGCGCTCGGGCTGAGCACCGACGAGGACACCTACCTGCGCAACCTCGCCACCCCGCGCAAACGCTCCGCGCCCGCGGTCAAACCGCAGCGGGTGCGCCCGGAGCTGGCGGCGATGCTCGATTCCCTCGCCGTTCCGGCGTTCGTCGCGGGCCGCTGCCTGGACGTGCTGGCGTGGAACCGGTTGTGCGGCGCGCTGACCTTCGACTTCGCGAACCTTTCCCCGCGCGAACGCAACATCCCGCGGCTGTTCTTCCTGACCGAACTCGGCAGGCAGACACACCCCGATTTCGACGCGGTGACGAAGGAGATCGTCGCGAACCTGCGCGCCGACGCCGGGCGCACCCCGGACGACCCGCAGCTCGCGCAGCTGATCGGCGAGCTGTCGATGCGCAGCGAGACCTTCCGCAAGCTGTGGGCGCGCCATTTCGTCAAGGAGAAGGCGCACGGCGTGAAGCGGATGATCAACCCGATCGTCGGCGAACTGAGCCTGCACTACGAAACGCTGCGGCTGCCGGACGATCCGACGCAGGCGCTGGTCATCTACACCGCGCCGCGGGGTTCGGAGTCGGAGCGCGCGCTCAACCTGCTCGCGAGCTGGGTCGCCGAACACCCGGCGGACGCGCCTTCGCGAAACAGCATCGCGGCGGAAAGCTAG
- a CDS encoding MBL fold metallo-hydrolase, with product MTANVVNLVTSGVFELDGGSWDVDNNVWLIGDEHEVIVIDAAHDADAIEKAVGGRTLRAIVSTHGHNDHVNAAPELARRTGAPILLHPDDRVVWDLTHPGRAPDGELRDQQVLSVAGTELTVLHTPGHAPGAVCLHAPSLGVVFTGDTLFNGGPGATGRSYSDYPTIVKSIQDKLFALPDETTVHTGHGEGTTIGAEREASSGWEKP from the coding sequence ATGACGGCGAACGTAGTGAATCTGGTGACCTCGGGCGTCTTCGAACTCGACGGTGGCAGCTGGGACGTCGACAACAACGTCTGGCTGATCGGCGACGAGCACGAGGTCATCGTCATCGACGCGGCACACGACGCCGACGCGATCGAAAAGGCCGTCGGCGGGCGGACGCTGCGCGCCATCGTGAGCACGCACGGGCACAACGACCACGTGAACGCCGCCCCCGAGCTGGCGCGGCGGACCGGCGCGCCGATCCTGCTGCACCCGGACGACCGCGTGGTGTGGGACCTCACCCACCCCGGCCGCGCGCCCGACGGGGAACTCCGCGACCAGCAGGTCCTGTCGGTCGCCGGTACCGAGCTGACCGTGCTGCACACCCCGGGGCACGCACCCGGCGCGGTCTGCCTGCACGCTCCTTCGCTCGGCGTCGTGTTCACCGGCGACACCCTGTTCAACGGCGGGCCCGGCGCGACCGGACGGTCCTATTCGGACTATCCGACCATCGTGAAGTCCATTCAGGACAAGCTGTTCGCGCTACCGGACGAGACCACCGTGCACACCGGGCACGGCGAAGGCACCACGATCGGCGCGGAGCGGGAAGCCTCCTCCGGCTGGGAGAAACCCTGA
- a CDS encoding DMT family transporter encodes MVPAGFVLMWSSGFVGAALGARSGGVLTLLMWRFLVAALLVLTWFVLKKRRLSGRDVAVHAGIGVLSQGVYLLGVTLAIEFGVPTGTAALIAALQPIAAAALGGIVLGERTTRAQWLGLAIGLGGVALVVGGDLTGGDAPAAAFALPVLGMLGLVAATLLERRVKTEVPLGDALVVQCATSAVLFSGIAFATGTAAPPLDGSFWFAVAWVVVLSTFGGYGFYWLSIARGSVTKTSSLLYLTPPTTMLAGYLLFSERPTVLSLLGLAVCAGAVALVHSGASLRSARPFRAPADAQHGRGRLGLAVLLAARLGRRLGVDAGHPRTRGHQPGDTGVALELRDPARIGDGGPDHPALRCAGPAGRHEERDLAADQRSVPFGHLRRQGQRRVRIAHLDRVERDRQRVTCGASGDPERHHDERGRREEGGGE; translated from the coding sequence GTGGTCCCCGCGGGATTCGTGCTCATGTGGAGCTCCGGTTTCGTCGGCGCGGCGCTCGGCGCCCGCTCCGGGGGCGTGCTCACGCTGCTGATGTGGCGGTTCCTGGTGGCCGCGCTCCTGGTGCTCACCTGGTTCGTGCTGAAGAAACGCAGGCTCAGCGGGAGGGACGTCGCGGTGCACGCGGGCATCGGCGTGCTGTCCCAGGGCGTGTACCTGCTCGGCGTCACGCTGGCGATCGAGTTCGGCGTCCCGACCGGCACCGCCGCGCTGATCGCCGCGCTGCAACCCATCGCCGCCGCCGCGCTCGGCGGGATCGTCCTCGGCGAGCGCACCACCCGCGCGCAGTGGCTCGGGCTCGCGATCGGGCTCGGTGGCGTCGCACTCGTGGTCGGCGGCGACCTCACCGGCGGTGACGCGCCCGCCGCCGCGTTCGCGCTTCCCGTGCTGGGCATGCTCGGGCTCGTCGCGGCCACCCTGCTCGAACGGCGGGTGAAGACCGAAGTCCCGCTCGGCGACGCGCTCGTCGTGCAGTGCGCCACGAGCGCGGTCCTGTTCAGCGGGATCGCCTTCGCCACCGGAACGGCAGCGCCACCGCTCGACGGCTCGTTCTGGTTCGCCGTCGCCTGGGTGGTCGTGCTGTCCACCTTCGGCGGCTACGGCTTCTACTGGCTCAGCATCGCGCGCGGCTCGGTGACGAAGACGTCGAGCCTGCTCTACCTCACCCCGCCGACCACGATGCTCGCCGGCTACCTGCTCTTCAGCGAGCGCCCGACGGTGCTGAGCCTGCTCGGGCTCGCGGTCTGCGCGGGCGCGGTCGCGCTCGTGCACTCCGGGGCGTCACTCCGGTCGGCACGGCCCTTCCGCGCCCCCGCGGACGCACAGCACGGCCGCGGGCGCCTTGGTCTCGCAGTACTCCTGGCCGCCCGACTCGGCAGGCGGCTTGGCGTAGACGCCGGTCACCCGCGCACCCGAGGTCACCAGCCCGGAGACACCGGTGTCGCGCTCGAGCTTCGCGACCCCGCTCGCATCGGTGACGGCGGACCCGATCACCCTGCCCTCCGGTGCGCCGGGCCCGCTGGCCGACACGAAGAACGTGACCTCGCCGCCGACCAGCGGAGCGTCCCCTTTGGACACCTTCGCCGCCAGGGTCAGCGGCGCGTGCGGATCGCTCACCTTGACCGGGTCGAGCGAGATCGCCAGCGTGTCACATGTGGAGCATCCGGTGACCCCGAACGGCACCACGACGAGCGCGGCCGCCGCGAAGAAGGCGGAGGCGAGTGA
- a CDS encoding FAD-dependent monooxygenase: protein MSLEGFRVLVSGAGVAGPAVAYWLSRHGAEVTVVEIAPALRNSGFAVDFRGPTHLGVLAKMGVLDDLRAVQTHGGTMRWVDEHDRELFELPASFAGGDLEVHRRDLSRVLYEHSAPRAEYVFGDAIAAVAEGPDGVRVDFTRSPSRVFDLVVGADGLHSGVRRLVFGPEAEFVRHLGYYVAGWELPNALGFDGIARQYNDPGRMISASADLRDPGRAGAFAVFASPRLDYGWHDVDRQKALIADALDGMGWHTRHLLDGLRDADELYFDAIGRVVAPRWTTGRFALLGDAAWGVTLGGMSVGAGIVGGYVLAGELAAAGGDHATALASYERRMRGYATRGRPGAGPGRFLAPGTATGLRVRNALLANRLVQRMMISGTHTLATKDALPEYTF from the coding sequence ATGAGCCTTGAGGGCTTTCGCGTGCTCGTTTCCGGGGCCGGGGTCGCCGGGCCCGCGGTGGCGTACTGGCTTTCCCGGCACGGCGCCGAGGTCACCGTCGTCGAGATCGCGCCCGCGCTGCGGAACAGCGGTTTCGCCGTCGACTTCCGCGGCCCGACGCATCTGGGCGTGCTCGCGAAAATGGGGGTGCTCGACGATCTGCGCGCGGTGCAGACGCACGGCGGCACCATGCGGTGGGTCGACGAGCACGACCGGGAGCTCTTCGAGCTGCCCGCCTCGTTCGCGGGCGGCGATCTCGAAGTGCACCGGCGCGATCTGTCGCGAGTGCTGTACGAGCACAGCGCGCCGCGCGCCGAGTATGTGTTCGGGGACGCGATCGCGGCCGTGGCGGAGGGGCCTGACGGCGTGCGCGTCGACTTCACCCGGTCCCCTTCGCGTGTTTTCGACCTGGTCGTCGGCGCGGACGGGTTGCATTCGGGCGTGCGGCGCCTGGTGTTCGGGCCGGAAGCGGAGTTCGTGCGGCACCTCGGGTACTACGTGGCGGGGTGGGAGCTGCCGAACGCGCTCGGCTTCGACGGCATTGCCCGGCAGTACAACGACCCGGGGCGGATGATCAGCGCGAGCGCCGATCTCCGGGATCCGGGCCGGGCGGGCGCGTTCGCGGTGTTCGCCTCGCCCCGCCTCGACTACGGCTGGCACGACGTCGACCGGCAGAAGGCGCTGATCGCCGACGCGCTCGACGGCATGGGCTGGCACACGCGGCACCTGCTCGACGGTCTGCGGGATGCCGACGAGCTGTACTTCGACGCGATCGGCCGCGTCGTCGCGCCGCGGTGGACGACCGGCCGGTTCGCTCTGCTCGGCGACGCCGCGTGGGGTGTCACGCTCGGCGGCATGAGCGTCGGCGCGGGGATCGTCGGGGGCTACGTGCTGGCGGGGGAACTCGCCGCGGCGGGCGGGGACCACGCGACCGCGCTGGCTTCCTACGAGCGCCGGATGCGGGGATACGCCACGCGGGGGCGGCCGGGCGCGGGCCCCGGCCGGTTCCTCGCGCCGGGCACCGCGACCGGGCTGCGCGTGCGCAACGCGTTGCTGGCGAACCGGCTGGTGCAGCGAATGATGATCTCGGGCACTCACACGCTGGCCACTAAGGACGCGCTGCCCGAGTACACCTTCTGA
- a CDS encoding aldo/keto reductase produces the protein MQRRILGGTGISVSDHAFGAMMLGKWGNPDHDDAIRILHRALDGGINFIDTADMYSDGESEVIVGKAIKGRRDDVVLATKGFFRMGTDPNTGGNSRRWLTKALEDSLRRLGTDHVDLYQIHRPDPATDIEETLSALTDFVRAGKVRAIGGSGYLAEQIVEAQWASEKRGFERFRTHQPPYSIFNRSIETSILPTARRYGMGVLTWSPLASGWLSGRFGKPSDIDLTSGRRTLQAHKFDPALPENAVKFEALDELRKIAADLGRPMTHLATAFVRAHPAVTSAIIGPRTHEQLEDLLAGADLELGDDVLDRIDAIVPPGEDLNRKEADYTPPSLADKAQRRR, from the coding sequence ATGCAACGGCGAATTCTGGGCGGCACCGGCATTTCGGTCAGCGATCACGCGTTCGGCGCGATGATGCTGGGCAAGTGGGGCAACCCCGACCACGACGACGCGATCCGGATCCTGCACCGCGCGCTCGACGGCGGCATCAACTTCATCGACACCGCGGACATGTACTCCGACGGCGAGTCCGAGGTGATCGTCGGGAAGGCGATCAAGGGCCGCCGCGACGACGTGGTGCTGGCCACCAAGGGCTTCTTCCGGATGGGCACCGACCCGAACACCGGCGGCAATTCGCGCCGCTGGCTGACCAAGGCGCTCGAGGACAGCCTGCGCAGGCTCGGCACCGACCACGTCGACCTGTACCAGATCCACCGGCCCGATCCGGCGACCGATATCGAGGAAACCCTGTCCGCGCTCACGGATTTCGTCCGCGCGGGCAAGGTGCGCGCGATCGGCGGCTCCGGCTATCTCGCCGAGCAGATCGTCGAGGCGCAGTGGGCGTCGGAAAAGCGCGGTTTCGAGCGCTTCCGCACCCACCAGCCGCCGTACTCGATCTTCAACCGGTCCATCGAGACCTCGATCCTGCCCACCGCGCGGCGCTACGGCATGGGCGTGCTGACCTGGAGCCCGCTCGCCAGCGGCTGGCTGTCCGGCCGGTTCGGCAAACCGTCCGACATCGACCTCACCAGTGGCCGCCGCACGCTGCAGGCGCACAAGTTCGACCCCGCGCTGCCGGAGAACGCGGTGAAGTTCGAAGCGCTCGACGAACTCCGGAAGATCGCCGCCGATCTCGGCCGCCCGATGACGCACCTGGCGACCGCGTTCGTGCGGGCGCATCCGGCGGTCACCTCGGCGATCATCGGGCCGCGCACCCACGAGCAGCTCGAAGACCTGCTCGCCGGCGCCGACCTGGAACTCGGTGACGACGTGCTCGACCGCATCGACGCGATCGTGCCGCCGGGCGAGGACCTCAACCGGAAGGAAGCCGACTACACGCCGCCTTCGCTGGCCGACAAGGCGCAGCGCCGCCGCTGA
- a CDS encoding TetR/AcrR family transcriptional regulator: MTDLVTLLWDSASGPKRGPRPTLTLDAIAGAGIEIADADGLAAVTMQRVADALGVTKMALYRYVPGKDELVALMVDKGIGAPPGNDAEGWRARLTEWALRLFDRFHRHPWALGVTVGARVLGPNELDWMEQAVAALDGTRLGGGEKLDVAATLAGHVRGIAQQAAAIPGNPEAAMATGIGALLRDRQERFPALTAAFASAAEEGTGDNALEFGLARILDGVEMLAGG, translated from the coding sequence ATGACGGATCTCGTGACACTGCTCTGGGACTCCGCGTCAGGGCCGAAGCGCGGGCCGAGGCCGACGCTGACGCTCGACGCGATCGCCGGTGCCGGAATCGAGATCGCCGACGCGGACGGGCTCGCCGCGGTGACCATGCAGCGCGTCGCGGACGCGCTCGGTGTCACGAAAATGGCGCTGTACCGGTACGTGCCGGGCAAGGACGAACTGGTCGCGCTGATGGTCGACAAGGGGATCGGCGCGCCGCCGGGCAACGACGCCGAGGGCTGGCGCGCTCGCCTCACGGAATGGGCCCTGCGCCTGTTCGACCGGTTCCACCGCCACCCGTGGGCGCTCGGGGTCACGGTCGGCGCGCGCGTGCTCGGTCCCAACGAGCTGGACTGGATGGAACAGGCCGTCGCCGCGCTCGACGGCACGCGGCTCGGCGGCGGCGAGAAGCTCGACGTCGCGGCGACGCTGGCCGGTCACGTCCGCGGTATCGCGCAGCAGGCCGCCGCGATCCCCGGCAACCCGGAAGCGGCCATGGCGACGGGAATCGGCGCGCTGTTGCGGGACAGGCAGGAGCGGTTCCCCGCGTTGACGGCGGCTTTCGCTTCAGCCGCCGAGGAAGGGACGGGAGACAACGCACTGGAGTTCGGGCTCGCCCGCATCCTCGACGGCGTCGAAATGCTTGCGGGCGGCTAG
- a CDS encoding NADH:flavin oxidoreductase/NADH oxidase family protein — protein sequence MSHEPLTEPLTLRCGATIPHRIAKSAMSEQLGDRRNGPTRELAELYRTWATGGAGVLVTGNVMVDPKALGEPRNVALPATPSAADYRGWADSVRGTDARLWVQLNHPGRQSPRFLSRRPVAPSAVPFADRGVRSAFATPRALTSDEVEAIIERFVLAAKTFVDAGFAGIQLHGAHGYLISQFLSPLTNLRTDEWGGDAVKRRRFLLELVRRTRAAIGDRVPLSVKLNSADFQRGGFGEDESLEVVQELDAAGLDLLEISGGTYEKAAMMGAGKQSTVRREAYFLDYAAKARKVSEFALMVTGGFATAEGMTEALKSGALDVVGLGRPMTVAPDLAGSLLAGDDVRAERLCPKTGIRLADSLLEIQWHTQQLHRVAAGKPVDRRRGALRSLVHAGLNDPLNAFRRVRG from the coding sequence ATGTCGCACGAACCGCTCACCGAGCCGCTGACCCTGCGCTGCGGCGCGACCATCCCGCACCGGATCGCCAAGTCGGCGATGAGCGAACAGCTCGGCGACCGGCGCAACGGCCCGACGCGCGAGCTGGCCGAGCTCTACCGCACCTGGGCCACCGGCGGCGCGGGCGTGCTGGTCACCGGCAACGTGATGGTTGACCCGAAGGCGCTGGGCGAGCCGCGCAACGTGGCGCTGCCCGCGACGCCGTCCGCTGCCGACTACCGCGGCTGGGCCGACTCGGTCCGCGGCACCGACGCGCGGTTGTGGGTGCAGCTCAACCACCCCGGCCGCCAGAGCCCGAGGTTCCTGTCGCGGCGTCCGGTCGCGCCGAGCGCGGTGCCGTTCGCCGACCGCGGCGTGCGATCCGCGTTCGCCACGCCCCGCGCGCTGACCTCGGACGAGGTCGAGGCCATCATCGAGCGGTTCGTGCTGGCCGCGAAGACCTTTGTGGACGCCGGTTTCGCGGGGATCCAGCTGCATGGCGCGCACGGGTACCTGATCTCGCAGTTCCTGTCCCCGTTGACGAACCTGCGCACTGACGAATGGGGTGGCGACGCGGTCAAGCGCCGCCGGTTCCTGCTCGAACTCGTCCGCCGGACCCGCGCCGCCATCGGGGATCGCGTGCCGTTGTCGGTGAAGCTGAACAGCGCGGACTTCCAGCGCGGCGGTTTCGGCGAGGACGAGTCACTGGAGGTCGTGCAGGAACTCGACGCCGCGGGCCTCGACCTGCTGGAAATCTCCGGCGGCACCTACGAAAAGGCCGCCATGATGGGGGCCGGGAAGCAGAGCACCGTGCGGCGCGAGGCCTACTTCCTCGACTACGCCGCGAAAGCGCGCAAGGTGAGCGAGTTCGCGCTCATGGTGACCGGCGGGTTCGCGACCGCGGAGGGCATGACCGAAGCGCTGAAGTCGGGCGCGCTCGACGTCGTCGGGCTCGGGCGGCCGATGACGGTCGCGCCGGACCTCGCGGGCAGCCTGCTCGCGGGCGACGACGTGCGCGCGGAGCGGTTGTGCCCGAAGACCGGCATCCGGCTCGCGGACAGCCTGCTGGAGATCCAGTGGCACACTCAGCAGCTCCACCGGGTGGCCGCCGGGAAACCGGTCGACCGGCGCCGCGGCGCGCTGCGGTCGCTCGTGCACGCCGGGCTGAACGATCCGCTCAACGCTTTCCGGCGAGTCCGCGGGTAA
- a CDS encoding YqeB family protein produces the protein METIIDEPTWLRRGSWFGCPLIGVALGAGIYGVATWAVTVTWFPMQKPFQALLEIPKPWGLAGLLVLGLIAGWLFAAVWAEQRLIVTVAPGSVRLQRGKKKRRIEAQLTAVFKDDKELVLLGAEGKELVREKTDLSETVLEKGFTGHGFPWHDEPPAER, from the coding sequence ATGGAGACCATCATCGACGAGCCGACCTGGCTCCGCCGCGGCTCGTGGTTCGGGTGCCCGCTGATCGGCGTCGCACTCGGCGCCGGGATCTACGGCGTCGCCACCTGGGCGGTGACGGTCACCTGGTTCCCGATGCAGAAGCCGTTCCAGGCGCTCCTCGAGATCCCGAAACCGTGGGGGCTGGCCGGGCTGCTCGTCCTCGGCCTGATCGCGGGCTGGCTGTTCGCCGCGGTCTGGGCCGAGCAGCGGCTGATCGTCACCGTCGCGCCGGGCAGCGTCCGGCTCCAGCGGGGGAAGAAGAAGCGTCGGATCGAGGCCCAGCTGACCGCGGTGTTCAAGGACGACAAGGAGCTCGTCCTCCTCGGCGCCGAGGGCAAGGAACTGGTCCGTGAGAAGACCGACCTGTCGGAAACCGTGCTGGAGAAGGGTTTCACCGGGCACGGCTTCCCCTGGCACGACGAACCGCCCGCGGAACGATGA
- a CDS encoding HAD family hydrolase gives MTTSFDSTAPDHSTRVRELVEGCRAVVFDLDDTLLATREVKWAHHKAVAAQFYDIELTDDELRLHWGKPFDEMITLLYRGSAPLAEMRAANHALDADYRKTALPGAVATVAALLDRGYRIGVVTSANTGPALSELEANGFPVRRLLFVHGADATSAHKPDPAVFEHGMELLAPLDIDERATIYVGDALMDLLAARGAGMGFVGVTTGLVTGTEFDGENACWIPNLAALTR, from the coding sequence ATGACTACCTCGTTCGATTCCACGGCGCCGGATCACAGCACTCGCGTGCGGGAACTGGTGGAGGGCTGCCGCGCGGTCGTGTTCGATCTGGACGACACGCTGCTCGCCACGCGCGAGGTGAAATGGGCGCACCACAAGGCGGTCGCGGCCCAGTTCTACGACATCGAACTGACCGACGACGAGCTGCGCCTGCACTGGGGCAAGCCGTTCGACGAGATGATCACGCTGCTCTACCGCGGCTCGGCGCCGCTCGCCGAGATGCGGGCGGCGAACCACGCGCTCGACGCCGACTACCGCAAGACCGCGCTGCCCGGCGCGGTCGCCACGGTGGCCGCGCTGCTGGACCGGGGTTACCGGATCGGAGTCGTCACCTCCGCGAACACCGGGCCCGCGCTGTCCGAACTGGAGGCGAACGGGTTCCCGGTGCGGCGCCTGCTGTTCGTGCACGGCGCGGACGCCACGAGCGCGCACAAACCCGATCCCGCCGTGTTCGAACACGGCATGGAACTGCTGGCCCCGCTGGACATCGACGAGCGGGCGACGATCTACGTCGGCGACGCGCTGATGGACCTACTGGCCGCGCGCGGGGCCGGGATGGGGTTCGTCGGGGTCACCACGGGCCTGGTAACGGGTACGGAGTTCGACGGCGAAAACGCCTGCTGGATACCGAACCTGGCGGCGCTGACCCGCTGA